From Synechococcus sp. A10-1-5-1, a single genomic window includes:
- a CDS encoding amino acid ABC transporter permease: MERSSQLQRLRAAFFASPLDGLITALLLAALLAGGHALIQWLVFKAQWAVIQVNSTLFAIGRYPLDQQWRLWLLTTLLAGATGLSWGLLRALPRPDRRAVLWPGNDRLAVALLAGLAGLLPLFLQLSSAIALRWWLVTTLLLSCRWLAGRFGAALPALLRRGWPLIWPFLYVVGMTLIAGGFGLPAVSPSRWGGLLLTLIEASFAILLCFPLGVLLALGRRSRLPLLRWLSVIYIEFIRGAPLITLLFLGQNILGLLLPGGFTPDRVWRAAWVLTFFAAAYVAEAVRSGLVALPPGQMEAARALGLPVHQAMLKVVLPQALRVALPAMVGQFINLLQDTTLLSLIGLFELLGTARAVMANPAFLGKDAEVYLVLAVLFWCCCAALGLGSRALETRLNPNPQPA; this comes from the coding sequence ATGGAGCGCTCCTCCCAACTGCAGCGCCTGCGGGCCGCCTTCTTCGCGTCTCCCCTCGATGGCCTGATCACGGCCCTGCTGCTGGCCGCCCTGTTGGCCGGTGGCCATGCCTTGATCCAGTGGCTGGTCTTCAAAGCCCAGTGGGCGGTGATTCAGGTCAACAGCACCCTGTTCGCCATTGGCCGCTATCCGCTTGATCAGCAGTGGCGCCTGTGGTTGCTCACGACCCTCCTGGCGGGTGCCACGGGCTTGAGTTGGGGACTGCTGCGTGCTTTGCCTCGCCCCGATCGTCGGGCCGTGCTCTGGCCGGGCAATGATCGTTTGGCCGTTGCGCTGCTGGCGGGTCTGGCGGGGCTCTTGCCGCTGTTTCTTCAGCTGAGCTCCGCCATCGCCCTGCGCTGGTGGCTGGTCACGACTCTGTTGCTCTCTTGCCGTTGGTTGGCCGGGCGCTTTGGGGCAGCCCTACCTGCTTTGCTGCGTCGGGGCTGGCCCTTGATCTGGCCGTTCCTCTACGTGGTGGGCATGACCTTGATCGCGGGGGGCTTCGGTCTGCCCGCGGTTTCCCCTTCCCGTTGGGGTGGGCTGCTGTTGACCTTGATCGAGGCCAGCTTCGCGATCCTGCTTTGCTTCCCTTTGGGGGTGCTGCTCGCCCTCGGCCGGCGCAGCCGCTTGCCGCTGCTGCGTTGGCTCTCGGTGATCTACATCGAGTTCATCCGCGGGGCGCCGCTGATCACCCTGCTGTTTCTCGGCCAGAACATCCTGGGGCTCTTGCTGCCAGGTGGCTTCACTCCGGATCGGGTCTGGCGCGCGGCTTGGGTGCTGACCTTCTTTGCGGCGGCCTATGTCGCCGAAGCCGTGCGGTCGGGGTTGGTGGCCTTGCCCCCGGGACAGATGGAGGCAGCCCGCGCCCTGGGCTTGCCGGTTCATCAGGCCATGCTCAAGGTGGTCTTGCCCCAGGCCCTGCGGGTGGCCTTGCCGGCCATGGTCGGGCAGTTCATCAACCTGCTGCAGGACACCACCTTGCTCTCGCTGATCGGTTTGTTTGAGCTGCTGGGCACGGCCCGGGCGGTGATGGCCAACCCTGCTTTCCTCGGGAAGGACGCCGAGGTCTATCTCGTGCTGGCGGTGCTGTTTTGGTGCTGCTGCGCGGCCTTGGGTTTGGGGAGCCGCGCCCTGGAAACCCGCCTGAATCCCAACCCTCAACCCGCCTGA
- a CDS encoding ABC transporter permease subunit (The N-terminal region of this protein, as described by TIGR01726, is a three transmembrane segment that identifies a subfamily of ABC transporter permease subunits, which specificities that include histidine, arginine, glutamine, glutamate, L-cystine (sic), the opines (in Agrobacterium) octopine and nopaline, etc.), which yields MAESVTPWWRNRRLIPWLVQAVVGLLVLVLVAFLLGNLVQNLASAGLLLTWRWIGNPAGFDISGSWLPFSAEQPYWWALLAGLVNTLRVVVLGLIGASIVGTAVGVASFSGNALLRGLARVYVELIRNIPLLLQLVFWYFVVFLSLPGGAQAIQWPGLVLAQSGLYLGMPELVNGVWQAPIRLSVEFAALLTGLIVYISAFISEVVRGGIASVPKGQWEAARSLGFSPLQTLRRVVLPQALPVIVPGLNNQYISLAKSSSLAIACGYADLYSVAETTLNQTGRAVEVMVILLGAYLAIDLVISALMNGLNRAVQMRSR from the coding sequence ATGGCTGAGTCGGTCACGCCTTGGTGGCGCAACCGCCGCCTGATCCCCTGGTTGGTTCAGGCCGTGGTCGGTCTGCTGGTGCTGGTCCTGGTGGCTTTCCTGCTGGGGAACTTGGTGCAGAACCTGGCCTCGGCCGGTTTGCTGCTGACCTGGCGCTGGATCGGCAACCCCGCCGGTTTTGACATCTCCGGCAGTTGGTTGCCCTTCAGTGCAGAGCAGCCCTACTGGTGGGCGCTGCTGGCGGGACTGGTCAACACCTTGCGTGTTGTCGTTCTTGGTTTGATCGGCGCTTCGATCGTCGGTACTGCCGTTGGGGTGGCCTCCTTTAGTGGCAACGCCTTGCTGAGGGGCCTGGCGCGGGTCTACGTCGAGCTGATCCGCAACATTCCCCTGCTGCTGCAGTTGGTGTTCTGGTATTTCGTGGTCTTTCTCTCCCTGCCGGGTGGGGCCCAGGCGATTCAGTGGCCGGGGCTGGTGTTGGCGCAGTCGGGCCTCTACCTGGGGATGCCTGAGTTGGTGAATGGGGTTTGGCAGGCACCGATTCGTCTGAGCGTTGAGTTCGCCGCCCTCCTGACTGGCTTGATCGTCTACATCTCTGCCTTTATCTCGGAGGTGGTTCGGGGAGGGATTGCCTCGGTGCCCAAGGGGCAGTGGGAGGCCGCCCGATCGCTGGGCTTCAGCCCTCTGCAAACCCTGCGCCGGGTGGTCCTGCCCCAGGCCCTGCCGGTGATCGTTCCAGGTCTGAATAATCAGTACATCTCCCTGGCTAAGAGCTCTTCGCTGGCCATCGCCTGCGGCTACGCCGATCTCTATTCCGTGGCGGAGACGACCTTGAACCAGACCGGGCGAGCTGTGGAGGTCATGGTGATCCTGCTGGGGGCCTACTTGGCGATTGATCTGGTGATCTCCGCTCTGATGAACGGGCTGAACCGGGCTGTCCAGATGAGGAGTCGCTGA
- a CDS encoding amino acid ABC transporter substrate-binding protein yields MPFSPSLSGKVIRSLPLLAGLALTGCAVEGSGVQSQKLAALKARGELVCGVDGKLPGFSFVAPDGRYQGFEVDLCRAVAAGVLGDPAKVEFRDLSASERFAAVNSGEVDLLSRSTTMTLSRDAAGGNALSFAPVHFYGGQAVMVNAGSGITSLKQLAGKPICVTTGTTTELNLADRMRELNAAYMPLKFQNDGQTYGAYLQGRCVAVTSDRALLAAKRSSFPDPKAHVLLAGDLSKEPLAMATVNGDPAWADAVRWIAFALMQAEESGITQANVETKLAEAQADSNQADLRRFLGVDGQLGQQLGLPADFVVQVIKAVGNYGEIFDRNLGVNTSIDLERGTNRQWTDGGLIYSPPFR; encoded by the coding sequence ATGCCCTTTTCCCCTTCGCTCAGCGGCAAGGTCATCCGATCGCTGCCCCTGCTCGCTGGCCTGGCCCTCACGGGTTGTGCCGTTGAAGGTTCGGGGGTGCAAAGCCAAAAGCTCGCTGCGCTGAAGGCCCGCGGTGAATTGGTCTGCGGCGTCGACGGCAAGTTGCCGGGCTTCAGCTTTGTCGCCCCTGATGGCCGCTACCAGGGCTTTGAGGTGGACCTCTGCCGGGCGGTCGCCGCTGGAGTGCTCGGCGATCCCGCCAAGGTGGAATTCCGCGATCTCAGCGCCAGTGAGCGCTTTGCGGCGGTCAATAGCGGCGAAGTGGATCTGCTCTCCCGCAGCACCACCATGACCCTCAGCCGCGATGCGGCAGGGGGCAACGCCCTGAGTTTTGCGCCGGTCCATTTCTATGGCGGTCAGGCCGTGATGGTGAACGCGGGAAGCGGCATCACCTCCTTGAAGCAGCTGGCCGGCAAGCCGATCTGCGTGACCACCGGGACCACCACGGAATTAAACCTGGCGGATCGGATGCGGGAGCTCAACGCCGCCTACATGCCGCTGAAGTTTCAAAACGACGGCCAGACCTACGGGGCCTATCTCCAGGGCCGATGTGTGGCGGTCACCAGTGATCGAGCTCTGCTGGCCGCCAAACGCAGCAGCTTTCCCGACCCCAAGGCCCACGTCCTGCTTGCCGGCGACCTGAGCAAAGAACCCTTGGCCATGGCCACGGTGAACGGTGATCCGGCCTGGGCCGATGCGGTGCGTTGGATCGCCTTTGCCCTGATGCAGGCGGAAGAATCCGGCATCACCCAGGCCAACGTCGAGACCAAGCTCGCTGAGGCCCAGGCCGACAGCAACCAGGCCGATCTGCGGCGTTTTCTCGGGGTGGATGGCCAGTTGGGCCAGCAGCTTGGCTTGCCGGCTGATTTCGTCGTTCAGGTGATCAAGGCCGTGGGCAATTACGGCGAGATCTTTGATCGCAACTTGGGCGTGAACACCAGCATCGATCTGGAGCGGGGCACCAATCGCCAGTGGACCGATGGCGGCTTGATCTATTCGCCGCCCTTCCGCTGA
- a CDS encoding YqhA family protein has translation MSSIKRLSWAIENVFERWLWKFRLIAIVPVVMSLLGSGATFISGTSEIWHSMGLLLDASPDDSRTVALLLGELVGGVDLYLIGIALMIFGYGVYELLISDIEAARSPGAGGNGLLDIRSLDVLKEKLVKVILVALIVAAFKSMLIFPIDNTTNLLVFSGSVLLLALSAYLVSGGPNRSTWNQPRETPFE, from the coding sequence ATGAGTTCGATCAAGCGCCTGAGCTGGGCCATTGAGAACGTCTTTGAACGCTGGCTCTGGAAATTCCGATTAATCGCGATCGTGCCCGTGGTGATGAGCCTGCTGGGCAGCGGCGCCACCTTCATCAGCGGCACTTCAGAGATCTGGCACTCCATGGGCCTACTGCTTGATGCCTCCCCGGACGACAGCCGCACGGTGGCTCTGCTGCTTGGGGAGCTGGTGGGCGGCGTCGATCTGTATCTGATCGGGATCGCCCTGATGATCTTTGGCTATGGCGTCTACGAGCTGCTGATCTCTGACATCGAGGCGGCCCGCAGCCCTGGCGCCGGCGGCAACGGACTGCTGGACATCCGCAGCCTGGATGTTCTGAAGGAAAAGTTGGTGAAGGTGATCCTGGTGGCCTTGATCGTGGCCGCCTTTAAGTCGATGTTGATCTTCCCGATCGACAACACCACCAATCTGTTGGTCTTCTCCGGCTCGGTGCTACTGCTGGCCCTCTCGGCCTACCTGGTCTCCGGTGGTCCAAACCGATCCACCTGGAACCAGCCCAGGGAGACCCCCTTTGAGTAG
- the pyrC gene encoding dihydroorotase: MTSTLSIRTPDDWHLHLRDGEMLQAVVGHTARQFARAIVMPNLKPPITTVEQAKAYRDRITAALRASQGADAAAGFTPLMTAYLTETINPAELELGYGEGVFSAAKLYPAGATTNSDAGVRDLANIQSVLETMERIGMPLLIHGEVTDPAVDIFDREAVFIEQQLIPLLQRHPGLKVVLEHITTADAADFVATGPDNLAATITPHHLHINRNALFQGGLRPDFYCLPIAKRERHRLALRAAATGGSSKFFLGTDSAPHPRGSKESACGCAGIYNAPFAIESYAQVFEEEGVLDRLEAFASVHGPTFYGLPLNTGTIALERSGSNDSIPGLMELENGSTTPTTLVPFHAGEALNWRLNQAQWHTKAA, from the coding sequence ATGACCAGCACCCTCTCGATCCGCACGCCAGACGACTGGCATCTCCACCTGCGCGATGGGGAGATGCTGCAGGCGGTAGTCGGCCACACGGCGCGGCAATTCGCCCGGGCCATCGTGATGCCCAACCTCAAGCCACCCATCACCACGGTGGAGCAGGCCAAGGCCTACCGCGATCGGATCACGGCCGCCCTGAGGGCCAGCCAAGGGGCTGACGCCGCAGCAGGTTTCACGCCGCTGATGACCGCCTACCTGACGGAAACCATCAACCCCGCCGAGCTCGAGCTGGGCTACGGCGAAGGGGTCTTCAGCGCCGCCAAGCTCTATCCCGCCGGCGCGACCACCAACTCCGATGCCGGGGTGCGCGATCTCGCCAACATCCAATCCGTGCTGGAGACGATGGAGCGGATTGGCATGCCGTTGCTGATCCACGGCGAGGTCACCGATCCAGCCGTTGACATCTTTGATCGCGAGGCGGTCTTCATCGAGCAGCAGCTCATCCCCCTGCTCCAGCGCCATCCGGGCTTGAAGGTGGTGCTCGAGCACATCACCACCGCCGACGCGGCGGACTTCGTGGCCACCGGACCCGACAACCTGGCGGCGACGATCACGCCGCACCACCTGCACATCAACCGCAACGCCCTCTTCCAAGGGGGCCTGCGGCCGGACTTCTACTGCCTGCCGATCGCCAAACGGGAACGGCATCGCCTCGCCCTGCGGGCGGCGGCCACCGGCGGCAGCAGCAAGTTCTTCCTGGGCACCGATTCAGCGCCCCACCCGAGGGGATCGAAGGAATCGGCCTGCGGCTGCGCCGGGATCTACAACGCACCGTTTGCCATCGAGAGCTACGCCCAAGTCTTCGAAGAAGAGGGGGTGCTCGATCGCCTCGAGGCCTTCGCCAGCGTGCATGGCCCGACTTTCTACGGGCTCCCGCTCAACACGGGCACGATTGCACTGGAACGCAGCGGCAGCAACGACTCGATTCCAGGCCTGATGGAGCTCGAGAACGGCAGCACGACTCCCACAACCCTGGTGCCATTTCACGCCGGTGAAGCACTGAATTGGCGCCTCAATCAGGCCCAATGGCACACAAAAGCGGCGTAA
- a CDS encoding phycobilisome rod-core linker polypeptide — MGGQHVMKSDRLEGSESLFRNGYLNVREFVRLVAKSAQYRARFFENCNPYRFIELNHKHLLGRAPHNKEEMLHHFTILQEQGYDAEIDSYIDSAEYNRNFGNHRVPQMHGWGYSIGHEGRQFSHLMQLARGAAASVKGDRNGTQFKLGQALHQNRPIPVSGALHSEPDPQRGSVRPHLHRRSLQRSRLVRQ, encoded by the coding sequence CTGGGCGGACAGCATGTGATGAAGAGCGATCGACTCGAAGGCAGCGAGTCGCTCTTCCGGAACGGCTACCTGAACGTGCGGGAATTCGTGCGCCTCGTGGCCAAGAGCGCCCAGTACCGCGCCCGGTTCTTCGAGAACTGCAACCCCTATCGCTTCATCGAGCTCAACCACAAGCACCTGTTGGGCCGCGCTCCTCACAACAAAGAGGAGATGCTCCACCACTTCACGATCCTGCAGGAGCAGGGCTACGACGCGGAGATCGACTCCTACATCGATAGCGCCGAATACAACCGCAATTTCGGCAACCACCGCGTTCCCCAAATGCATGGCTGGGGCTATTCGATTGGCCATGAAGGCCGGCAGTTCTCCCATCTGATGCAACTGGCCCGCGGCGCCGCCGCCTCGGTGAAGGGCGACCGCAACGGCACCCAGTTCAAGCTGGGCCAAGCCCTGCACCAGAACCGTCCGATCCCCGTCAGCGGTGCCCTCCACTCCGAACCGGACCCCCAGCGCGGCTCAGTACGCCCACATCTCCACCGACGGTCCCTTCAGCGCAGCCGTCTCGTCCGGCAGTGA
- a CDS encoding phycobilisome linker polypeptide has protein sequence MPSTPNRTPSAAQYAHISTDGPFSAAVSSGSDLPSGDLPSTRRIDGTPAYGFRSNELLVSAPNAGAADSSRVVTITATGIANNRCIRHGAYTTRVPYGRMNEALQRILRQGGRVVSVVVSGDGNTAAPAPAAEAPAKEEKPKAKGRGRSKG, from the coding sequence GTGCCCTCCACTCCGAACCGGACCCCCAGCGCGGCTCAGTACGCCCACATCTCCACCGACGGTCCCTTCAGCGCAGCCGTCTCGTCCGGCAGTGATCTGCCGAGCGGCGACCTGCCCAGCACCCGCCGCATCGATGGCACCCCCGCCTACGGCTTCCGCAGCAATGAGCTGCTGGTCTCCGCTCCGAATGCCGGTGCAGCGGACAGCAGCCGCGTGGTCACGATCACCGCGACCGGCATCGCCAACAACCGCTGCATCCGCCACGGCGCCTACACCACCCGGGTGCCCTACGGCCGGATGAACGAGGCGCTGCAGCGCATCCTGCGCCAGGGCGGCCGCGTCGTCAGCGTCGTCGTCAGTGGTGATGGAAACACCGCAGCACCGGCGCCCGCCGCCGAAGCACCCGCCAAAGAGGAGAAGCCCAAAGCCAAGGGCCGCGGCCGCTCCAAGGGCTGA
- a CDS encoding carbohydrate porin codes for MNASYPAQRPGVFHGDCRQDGATFSDATVIARGLATGSLGCLLGLLLGAGAWAGEVDTPTAEASADQPFSLQQALKLPDWLRVSISYTAEPMANPIGGAAQTSAWIQDTDLDLQVGAGLGKASTDWVELDHWSLNLNVNHVAGDVSYAGRIGAFLAPQTLAYPAGFYPTELSLERDAGTSWIGLRAGVIPINSDFDGTLMTAPILDSYVHSALNNTYNIYAGNIPVTPFSALAARLDLHPHESLAVYYGWFDLKTAIPVITSLGAPVNLTPTKVGDAHILQLNYTPKGAVAATPTLPAELLSVGGFTTDFQGEGVYGSATWKSGLRLGLDDRVWIGAAYSPNFSLNQAPSFIGGGVVVQGVVPNRPQDLLILGGSHAGLSSSAPPAYPNRPYEGVLELGYRLQLNPNLNLQPTLQWIFDPSGREQPTPGILTTSVQISLSL; via the coding sequence GTGAATGCCAGCTACCCGGCCCAGCGGCCGGGGGTTTTTCATGGCGATTGCCGCCAAGATGGGGCCACCTTTTCGGACGCCACGGTGATCGCGCGCGGCCTCGCCACTGGATCCCTGGGCTGCCTGCTGGGACTGCTGCTTGGGGCGGGCGCGTGGGCAGGCGAAGTCGACACGCCCACCGCGGAAGCCTCGGCTGATCAGCCCTTCAGCCTGCAGCAGGCACTGAAGCTGCCGGATTGGCTGCGCGTCTCGATCAGTTACACCGCCGAGCCCATGGCCAACCCGATCGGCGGCGCGGCGCAGACATCGGCCTGGATCCAAGACACCGACCTCGATCTCCAGGTCGGAGCTGGCCTGGGCAAGGCCTCCACGGACTGGGTCGAGCTGGACCACTGGAGCCTGAATCTCAACGTCAACCACGTCGCCGGCGACGTCAGCTATGCCGGCCGGATTGGCGCCTTCCTCGCCCCACAAACCCTGGCCTACCCCGCCGGGTTCTACCCCACGGAACTCTCGCTGGAGCGTGACGCCGGAACCAGTTGGATCGGGCTACGCGCTGGTGTCATCCCGATCAATAGCGATTTCGACGGGACCTTAATGACGGCCCCGATCCTCGATAGCTATGTGCACTCGGCGCTGAACAACACCTACAACATCTATGCGGGGAACATTCCGGTTACGCCCTTCTCTGCCCTCGCGGCACGGCTGGATCTGCATCCCCACGAGAGCCTCGCCGTCTACTACGGCTGGTTTGACCTGAAAACAGCGATCCCCGTGATCACCTCCCTGGGGGCGCCGGTGAACCTCACACCCACCAAGGTCGGCGATGCCCACATCCTGCAGCTGAACTACACGCCAAAGGGTGCCGTTGCCGCCACCCCCACCTTGCCCGCTGAGCTGTTGTCGGTGGGGGGCTTCACCACGGACTTCCAGGGCGAAGGCGTCTATGGAAGCGCGACCTGGAAGAGCGGATTACGCCTGGGACTCGATGATCGGGTCTGGATTGGCGCGGCCTACTCGCCGAACTTCAGCCTGAACCAGGCCCCCAGCTTCATCGGCGGTGGCGTGGTGGTCCAAGGCGTCGTCCCCAACCGCCCCCAGGACCTGCTGATCCTGGGGGGCAGCCACGCCGGCCTGAGCTCCAGTGCACCACCGGCCTATCCCAACCGGCCCTATGAGGGCGTCCTGGAATTGGGCTACCGGCTGCAGCTCAATCCCAACCTGAATCTGCAACCCACCCTGCAGTGGATCTTCGATCCAAGCGGGCGCGAACAACCCACCCCAGGGATCCTGACCACCAGCGTCCAGATCAGTCTGAGCTTGTGA
- a CDS encoding DUF2252 domain-containing protein, translating to MSSSDSNLAGWEDLALWQPVIDRMDPIARIEEQNHTRLPWLIPERHRRMAESPFAWFRGTAAQMAADLAPLPRSTHQVQLCGDAHLLNFGFYASPERSLVFDINDFDETAPGPFEWDVKRLLVSAVLVARQWQLDREEQFRLARKVAGAYRKAMAEYASLPTLKLWNCLLHVERFVEALPATAFRSHLEAAMGQALRRSGRHAIQKHCEFLPDGTAQIRHEPPLIWRHALLDPAQLWISPEPVDPASLPSHAEALAFLLAGYRDSLPSHRRYQLQDFAMIDTALKAVGVGSVGTRCAIGLMKGPHPEDWLLLQSKQALPSCISQQLGEQAGHEGQRVVEGQRLIQCVCDSFLGWTTTPKGLPLYWRQFRDWKASVPLDAMKPASLKAYAKLCASVLARAHARSGQRQALHGALGDDKAFDRAMASFAVAYSDQVEEDHRALLQAMASGRLTSSD from the coding sequence GTGAGTTCGAGCGATTCCAACTTGGCTGGATGGGAGGACCTGGCGCTTTGGCAACCGGTGATCGATCGGATGGATCCGATTGCTCGGATTGAAGAGCAGAACCACACGCGCTTGCCTTGGCTGATCCCTGAGCGCCATCGCCGCATGGCCGAAAGTCCCTTCGCTTGGTTCAGGGGTACGGCAGCCCAGATGGCGGCGGATCTGGCTCCGTTGCCCCGCAGTACCCATCAGGTCCAGCTTTGCGGCGATGCCCACCTGCTGAACTTCGGTTTTTATGCCTCGCCAGAGCGCAGTCTTGTTTTTGATATCAACGACTTTGATGAGACGGCTCCTGGGCCGTTTGAGTGGGATGTCAAACGGCTCCTGGTCAGTGCCGTCCTAGTGGCACGGCAATGGCAGCTGGATAGGGAGGAGCAATTCCGCTTGGCTCGCAAGGTGGCGGGGGCCTATCGCAAGGCCATGGCGGAGTACGCCAGCCTTCCCACCCTGAAGCTTTGGAATTGCCTGCTCCACGTTGAGCGGTTTGTTGAGGCCCTGCCGGCCACGGCCTTTCGATCCCATCTGGAGGCTGCGATGGGCCAAGCTCTGCGGCGTTCGGGCCGTCATGCCATCCAGAAGCACTGTGAGTTCCTGCCCGATGGGACGGCCCAGATTCGCCATGAACCGCCGTTGATCTGGCGGCACGCTCTGCTGGATCCTGCCCAGTTGTGGATCTCACCGGAGCCTGTCGATCCTGCCTCTCTCCCCAGCCATGCCGAGGCGCTGGCCTTCCTGTTGGCGGGCTATCGCGACAGCCTGCCGTCCCACCGGCGTTATCAGCTGCAGGACTTCGCCATGATCGACACCGCTCTGAAGGCCGTCGGTGTCGGTTCCGTGGGGACCCGCTGTGCGATTGGTTTGATGAAGGGGCCGCACCCCGAGGATTGGCTGCTGCTGCAAAGCAAACAGGCTCTGCCGTCCTGCATCAGCCAGCAACTCGGAGAGCAGGCTGGGCATGAGGGACAACGGGTTGTCGAAGGTCAGCGCTTGATTCAGTGCGTGTGCGATTCCTTCTTGGGCTGGACCACTACGCCGAAGGGGTTGCCGTTGTATTGGCGGCAGTTCAGGGATTGGAAGGCCTCGGTCCCCCTGGACGCGATGAAGCCGGCTTCCTTGAAGGCCTACGCCAAGCTTTGCGCCTCGGTCCTGGCCCGGGCCCACGCCAGAAGCGGACAGCGCCAAGCGCTCCATGGCGCCCTGGGGGATGACAAAGCGTTTGATCGGGCCATGGCCAGCTTTGCTGTGGCCTACAGCGATCAGGTGGAAGAGGACCACCGCGCCCTGCTCCAGGCGATGGCCTCGGGCCGTCTCACAAGCTCAGACTGA
- a CDS encoding peptide ligase PGM1-related protein yields the protein MALSFRELQAQLQPGWGCEHSGQSGQFDVLVVPSLSMDQALMALVTGAHHYEERQLFSLIRLRDPGVRAIYVTSKLLPELVVDAVLELLPGVPTSHARRRLQLFDADDASNRPLTEKLLERPALLARIKEQLRPGRSFISCFVVTELEKQLSEALQIPLLGTDPALGHWGSKAGSRELFARCTVPHPPGSDLVHNLEDLAEVTAELWEAHPELKRCVVKLNEGISGEGNASLDLELLQLQELSAAGRRQRLRQELDHLPMPAKGWLSLLAEQGALVEAWLEGGDQLSSPSVQGTIHPGGSVEVLSTHEQILGGTNGQTYQGCRFPADKAYRLALMRHGHAVGEALAAEGALERYAVDFIARLIDGQWDLQAIEVNLRQGGTTHPYMALRAITTGTLDGESGEFLSPTGQALHYMATDNLTHPNLRGLLPADLIDIVAEADLHYDPARLRGSVFHLLGCLSEYGKLGMTCVGRSAAEAKQVYTATTGQLIQQATNVKSGP from the coding sequence ATGGCCCTCTCCTTTCGGGAACTCCAAGCGCAACTGCAGCCTGGCTGGGGCTGTGAACACAGCGGTCAGAGCGGCCAGTTTGACGTTCTGGTCGTGCCCTCACTCAGCATGGACCAGGCCCTGATGGCCTTGGTGACCGGAGCGCACCACTACGAAGAGCGCCAGTTGTTTTCCCTGATTCGGCTCCGGGATCCCGGCGTCAGGGCCATCTACGTCACGAGCAAGTTGCTGCCAGAGCTGGTGGTCGATGCGGTCTTGGAGCTCTTACCCGGTGTGCCCACCTCCCATGCCCGCCGGCGTCTGCAGCTCTTTGATGCCGACGACGCCTCGAACCGTCCGCTGACTGAAAAACTGCTGGAGCGCCCAGCCCTGCTCGCACGGATCAAGGAGCAATTACGACCCGGCCGCAGCTTCATCAGTTGCTTCGTGGTGACCGAGTTGGAAAAACAGCTCTCCGAGGCACTGCAGATTCCGCTCCTGGGCACAGACCCAGCCCTGGGCCATTGGGGCAGCAAAGCCGGCAGTCGAGAGCTCTTTGCCCGCTGCACAGTTCCCCATCCACCGGGGAGTGATCTGGTCCACAACCTCGAGGACCTGGCCGAAGTCACTGCAGAGCTCTGGGAGGCCCACCCAGAACTCAAGCGCTGCGTGGTCAAGCTCAACGAAGGGATCAGTGGAGAAGGCAATGCATCCCTAGATCTTGAGCTGTTGCAACTGCAGGAGCTCTCTGCCGCAGGCCGTCGCCAGCGGCTGCGGCAAGAACTCGATCATTTACCGATGCCCGCCAAGGGCTGGCTGAGCCTGCTGGCTGAGCAGGGTGCCCTGGTGGAAGCCTGGCTTGAAGGAGGCGACCAGCTCAGCTCCCCCAGCGTGCAAGGGACCATTCATCCGGGGGGCTCCGTTGAGGTCCTCTCCACCCATGAGCAGATCCTGGGGGGGACCAATGGACAGACCTATCAAGGCTGCCGGTTCCCCGCGGACAAGGCCTATCGCCTCGCACTGATGCGCCATGGCCATGCCGTTGGGGAAGCCCTGGCCGCTGAAGGAGCGCTCGAGCGCTATGCAGTCGATTTCATCGCCCGCCTGATCGATGGGCAGTGGGACCTGCAAGCGATCGAGGTCAACTTGAGGCAAGGAGGAACCACCCACCCCTATATGGCCCTTCGGGCCATTACCACCGGCACGCTCGATGGGGAATCGGGTGAATTTCTCTCCCCCACCGGACAGGCCTTGCACTACATGGCCACCGACAACCTCACCCACCCCAACCTGCGAGGACTCCTGCCAGCGGACTTGATTGACATCGTTGCCGAAGCGGATCTGCACTACGACCCCGCCCGCCTGCGGGGCAGCGTCTTTCATCTACTGGGCTGCCTTTCGGAGTACGGCAAGTTGGGGATGACCTGCGTGGGCCGCAGCGCCGCAGAAGCCAAGCAGGTCTACACGGCCACCACCGGTCAGCTCATCCAGCAGGCCACCAACGTCAAGAGCGGGCCCTAA